The Bifidobacterium animalis subsp. animalis ATCC 25527 genome has a segment encoding these proteins:
- the guaA gene encoding glutamine-hydrolyzing GMP synthase — MAAGPVLVVDFGAQYAQLIARRVREANVYSELVPHSMPVEEMLAKKPSAIILSGGPASVYEPGAPTIDKSIFTAGVPVLGICYGFQVMAHELGGDVDKAALGEYGKTEAVVDDATGILDGSPSLQTTWMSHGVAVNKAPAGFEVTAHTEGAPVAAMEDPSRKLYGVQWHPEVKHTPLGQDLIENFLHDCAGIEADWNARNIIDEQVAAIREKVGDAQVICGLSGGVDSAVAAALVHRAIGDQLTCVFVDHGLLRKGEAEQVKHDFVAATGIKLIAVDASKDFLDALKGVSDPETKRKIIGEKFIRTFEKAQRQVIEEAGAQGKEVKFLVQGTLYPDVVESGGGDGASNIKSHHNVGGLPDDLKFELIEPLRSLFKDEVRAIGTELGLPDEIVWRQPFPGPGLGIRIIGEITKERLDILRDADAIAREELSKAGLDRDIWQCPVVLLADVHSVGVQGDERTYGMPIVLRPVSSEDAMTADWSRVPYDVLATISTRITNECRQINRVVLDCTSKPPATIEWE, encoded by the coding sequence ATGGCAGCAGGTCCTGTCCTTGTCGTTGATTTCGGAGCGCAATACGCGCAGCTCATCGCGCGCCGCGTGCGCGAGGCGAACGTGTATTCCGAATTGGTGCCTCATTCGATGCCGGTCGAGGAGATGCTGGCCAAGAAGCCGTCCGCGATCATACTGTCAGGCGGCCCGGCGTCGGTGTACGAACCCGGTGCTCCTACCATTGACAAGAGCATCTTCACGGCCGGAGTGCCGGTGCTTGGCATCTGCTATGGCTTCCAGGTGATGGCCCATGAGCTCGGCGGCGACGTCGACAAGGCGGCGCTCGGCGAGTACGGCAAGACGGAAGCAGTGGTGGACGATGCCACGGGCATTCTCGACGGTTCGCCATCCCTGCAGACCACTTGGATGAGCCATGGTGTCGCCGTGAACAAGGCACCCGCCGGATTCGAAGTCACCGCGCATACCGAAGGGGCGCCAGTGGCTGCGATGGAGGATCCCTCACGCAAGCTCTACGGCGTGCAGTGGCATCCTGAGGTCAAGCACACGCCGCTGGGACAGGATCTGATCGAGAATTTCCTGCATGATTGCGCCGGCATCGAAGCCGATTGGAACGCAAGGAACATCATCGACGAGCAGGTCGCTGCGATTCGTGAGAAGGTCGGTGACGCACAGGTCATCTGTGGTCTGTCTGGTGGAGTCGATTCGGCCGTGGCCGCAGCGCTCGTGCACCGCGCAATCGGAGACCAGCTCACCTGCGTGTTCGTGGATCATGGTCTGCTACGCAAGGGCGAGGCCGAGCAGGTCAAACATGATTTCGTCGCGGCGACCGGCATCAAGCTCATCGCGGTCGATGCCTCTAAGGACTTCCTCGATGCGCTCAAGGGCGTCTCCGATCCTGAGACGAAGCGCAAGATCATCGGCGAAAAATTCATCCGCACCTTCGAGAAGGCGCAGCGTCAGGTGATTGAAGAGGCCGGTGCCCAGGGCAAGGAGGTCAAGTTCCTCGTGCAGGGCACGCTCTACCCGGACGTCGTCGAATCCGGTGGCGGCGACGGCGCCTCGAACATCAAGTCCCACCACAATGTGGGCGGCCTGCCCGACGACCTCAAGTTCGAATTGATCGAACCGCTGCGTTCGCTGTTCAAGGATGAGGTGCGCGCGATCGGCACCGAGCTCGGCCTGCCGGACGAGATCGTCTGGCGCCAGCCGTTCCCGGGCCCGGGCCTCGGCATCCGCATCATCGGCGAGATCACGAAGGAACGACTCGACATTCTGCGCGACGCCGACGCGATCGCCCGTGAGGAACTGTCGAAGGCCGGTCTGGATCGCGACATCTGGCAGTGCCCGGTCGTGCTGCTCGCCGACGTGCACTCCGTGGGTGTGCAGGGTGACGAACGCACGTACGGCATGCCGATCGTGCTGCGTCCCGTGAGTTCCGAGGACGCGATGACGGCCGACTGGTCGCGCGTGCCGTACGACGTGCTCGCGACGATCTCGACGCGCATCACGAACGAATGCCGCCAGATCAACCGTGTTGTGCTCGACTGCACGTCGAAGCCGCCGGCGACGATTGAGTGGGAGTGA
- a CDS encoding FUSC family protein, with product MKATTEPRTKARLIFAMSIRSILLVSFAVVFIGGLSAVFGPDNSGLAVAGFCILLGIKHVPYGYRATDSVIALAFVLAAMVCGGLAAQAWPPVPCLMVNFLLITVILVLVADEPLMGNAGLYVFGYLFVSQTPVNGEALASRCVLALLLWLACSAVLLHKHHGKFQNVRLYDMLAAFSVSSAKGLWQIRLSAGVAMALLIGELAGLPRGVWVGYACMSVLLPFGEAGTSLPMRALQRIGGVVVGSLLYAGFSLVVPAGSRILFGPIAGICMGFSSKYMVNNALNCFGALLLAESVYGVSGSVTLRIYDNMIGALFAVCCTVLFSLLERHASSDEAPATNRTKPSTNI from the coding sequence GTGAAGGCGACCACGGAACCGCGAACAAAGGCTCGTCTCATCTTCGCCATGTCAATCAGGAGCATTCTGCTCGTCTCCTTCGCCGTCGTATTCATCGGCGGTTTGTCGGCGGTGTTCGGCCCCGATAACTCCGGGCTGGCCGTGGCGGGATTCTGCATCCTGCTCGGCATCAAGCATGTTCCTTATGGATACCGCGCCACGGACAGTGTCATCGCTCTGGCGTTCGTCTTAGCGGCCATGGTGTGTGGGGGACTGGCGGCCCAGGCATGGCCGCCAGTCCCCTGTCTGATGGTGAACTTCCTGCTCATCACCGTCATCCTGGTACTCGTTGCCGACGAGCCACTGATGGGCAACGCCGGGCTCTATGTGTTCGGATACCTGTTCGTGAGCCAGACGCCTGTGAATGGGGAAGCGCTCGCAAGCCGGTGTGTGCTGGCGTTGCTGCTGTGGCTGGCATGCAGCGCCGTGCTCCTGCACAAGCACCACGGGAAGTTCCAGAATGTTCGTTTGTATGACATGCTGGCTGCATTCAGCGTATCCAGCGCAAAGGGACTCTGGCAGATCAGACTGTCCGCAGGGGTGGCCATGGCTTTGCTCATCGGGGAACTGGCAGGACTGCCCCGAGGCGTATGGGTGGGCTATGCCTGCATGTCGGTGCTTCTCCCCTTCGGCGAAGCGGGAACGAGCCTGCCAATGCGAGCGCTGCAGCGCATAGGCGGAGTTGTCGTGGGATCATTGCTATATGCCGGATTCTCGCTTGTGGTACCGGCCGGGTCCCGCATCCTGTTCGGCCCCATCGCAGGCATCTGTATGGGATTCTCCAGCAAGTACATGGTAAACAACGCCCTCAATTGTTTCGGCGCCCTCCTGCTTGCCGAGAGCGTCTACGGCGTCTCCGGATCTGTGACGTTGCGGATCTACGACAACATGATTGGTGCGCTCTTCGCGGTATGCTGCACCGTGCTGTTCTCACTTCTGGAACGCCATGCCTCCTCCGATGAAGCACCGGCAACCAACCGCACCAAGCCGTCGACGAATATATAA
- the pta gene encoding phosphate acetyltransferase, with protein sequence MSLKNVSIISPEPGDGRNVVALGVVDMLAHTAKTSIFRPAVQAGEKLTDALLSVASAPQTREQAVGVTLRDARLDKDNARQQIVSKFIDTNAEINPQIRVIVGSDRTNVGDPERFTFNADVSADLQSPVLLSVSSMGRTAEEIRETIDACREVVINAGTQVIGVFITDCTNSALPTLTDEFVSYDLPTWPLPLVELGSDDTNVKAALEAFDEHVDKESLLNVLDTPFVPPTTPFAFQYDLLARAKKDKKTIVLPEGEDDRIITAANYLLQSNVVDLVIIGDRDEILARGEKLGLKALDQAKFVSIDDRHLLDTMVPKLCELRAKKGMTPDVALKTLRDTNYFGTMLIVLGMADGLVSGAISSTANTVRPALQLIKTKPGVSSVSGAFLMCLKDHVSVFADCAINLDPNPQQLADIAIQSAETAKAFSIDPKIGLLSYSTLGSGKGPDVDLVVEATSIAQNKRPDLPIVGPIQFDAAWSKTVAKVKAFGNPIAGNVTVFVFPDLDAGNICYKAVQRTSGAVAIGPVLQGLNRPVNDLSRGALVQDIINTIALTAIEAQSNE encoded by the coding sequence GTGAGCCTCAAAAACGTGAGCATCATCAGTCCCGAACCTGGAGACGGCCGGAACGTGGTGGCATTGGGTGTGGTGGATATGCTCGCCCACACCGCGAAGACCAGCATATTCCGGCCGGCGGTGCAGGCAGGCGAAAAGCTCACCGATGCCCTCCTCTCGGTGGCGAGCGCGCCGCAGACCCGCGAACAGGCCGTTGGCGTCACACTGCGTGACGCACGTCTCGACAAAGACAACGCCCGCCAGCAGATCGTCTCCAAATTCATCGACACGAATGCCGAGATCAATCCGCAGATCCGAGTGATCGTCGGATCAGACCGCACCAATGTGGGCGATCCCGAACGGTTCACCTTCAATGCGGACGTCTCCGCCGACCTGCAGTCTCCGGTGCTGCTCTCAGTGAGCTCGATGGGGCGCACGGCGGAAGAGATTCGCGAGACGATAGACGCATGCCGCGAGGTGGTCATCAACGCAGGCACCCAAGTGATTGGCGTGTTCATCACCGACTGCACGAATTCGGCGCTGCCCACCCTCACCGACGAATTCGTGAGCTACGACCTGCCGACCTGGCCGCTTCCCCTCGTGGAACTCGGTTCCGATGACACGAATGTCAAGGCCGCACTCGAGGCCTTCGACGAGCATGTCGACAAGGAATCACTCCTCAACGTGCTTGACACACCTTTCGTACCGCCGACCACACCATTCGCGTTCCAGTACGATCTGCTCGCACGTGCGAAGAAAGACAAGAAGACGATTGTGCTGCCAGAAGGAGAGGATGACCGCATCATCACCGCCGCGAACTACCTGCTGCAGTCGAATGTGGTCGATCTCGTCATCATCGGCGACCGCGACGAGATTCTTGCCCGGGGTGAAAAACTCGGCCTCAAGGCGCTTGACCAGGCGAAGTTCGTTTCCATCGACGACAGGCATCTGCTCGACACCATGGTGCCCAAACTGTGTGAATTGCGCGCCAAGAAGGGCATGACCCCCGACGTGGCTTTGAAAACGCTCAGAGACACGAACTACTTCGGCACCATGCTCATCGTGCTCGGCATGGCCGATGGTCTGGTCTCAGGTGCCATCAGCTCCACCGCCAACACCGTGCGCCCCGCGCTCCAGCTCATCAAGACGAAACCCGGTGTCTCCTCCGTATCGGGTGCCTTCCTCATGTGTCTCAAGGACCACGTGTCGGTATTTGCTGATTGCGCCATCAACCTCGATCCCAATCCGCAGCAGCTGGCCGACATCGCCATCCAGTCAGCCGAGACCGCCAAGGCATTCTCCATCGATCCTAAAATCGGTTTGCTCTCCTATTCCACCTTGGGTTCCGGTAAGGGACCGGATGTCGATCTGGTGGTCGAGGCCACTTCGATCGCCCAGAACAAACGACCGGACCTACCCATCGTCGGGCCCATCCAGTTCGACGCCGCCTGGTCGAAGACGGTTGCCAAGGTCAAGGCCTTCGGCAACCCGATCGCCGGCAATGTCACCGTGTTCGTGTTCCCGGACCTCGATGCGGGGAACATCTGCTACAAGGCAGTGCAGCGCACCTCCGGCGCCGTGGCGATCGGACCGGTGCTTCAGGGGCTCAACCGGCCTGTCAACGACCTGAGCCGAGGCGCCTTGGTGCAGGACATCATCAATACCATCGCCTTGACCGCCATTGAAGCGCAAAGCAACGAATAG
- a CDS encoding phosphoketolase: MTNPVIGTPWQKLDRPVSEEAIEGMDKYWRVANYMSIGQIYLRSNPLMKEPFTRDDVKHRLVGHWGTTPGLNFLLAHINRLIADHQQNTVFIMGPGHGGPAGTAQSYIDGTYTEYYPNITKDEAGLQKFFRQFSYPGGIPSHFAPETPGSIHEGGELGYALSHAYGAIMNNPSLFVPCIIGDGEAETGPLATGWQSNKLVNPRTDGIVLPILHLNGYKIANPTLLARISDEELHDFFRGMGYHPYEFVAGFDNEDHLSIHRRFAELFETIFDEICDIKAAAQTDDMTRPFYPMLIFRTPKGWTCPKFIDGKKTEGSWRAHQVPLASARDTEAHFEVLKGWMESYKPEELFNADGSIKDDVTAFMPKGELRIGANPNANGGRIREDLKLPELDQYEITGVKEYGHGWGQVEAPRSLGAYCRDIIKNNPDSFRIFGPDETASNRLNATYEVTKKQWDNGYLSALVDENMAVTGQVVEQLSEHQCEGFLEAYLLTGRHGMWSTYESFAHVIDSMLNQHAKWLEATVREIPWRKPISSVNLLVSSHVWRQDHNGFSHQDPGVTSVLINKTFNNDHVTNIYFATDANMLLAIAEKCFKSTNKINAIFSGKQPAPTWITLDEARAELEAGAAEWKWASNAKSNDEVQIVLAAAGDVPTQEIMAASDALNKDGIKFKVVNVVDLLKLQSPENNDEAMSNEDFTELFTADKPVLFAYHSYAQDVRGLIYDRPNHDNFNVVGYKEQGSTTTPFDMVRVNDMDRYALEAQALELIDADKYADKIDELNAFRKTAFQFAVDNGYDIPEFTDWVYPDVKVDETQMLSATAATAGDNE, encoded by the coding sequence ATGACTAATCCTGTTATTGGTACCCCATGGCAGAAGCTGGACCGTCCGGTTTCCGAAGAGGCCATCGAAGGCATGGACAAGTACTGGCGCGTCGCCAACTACATGTCCATCGGCCAGATCTACCTGCGTAGCAACCCGCTGATGAAGGAGCCCTTCACCCGCGATGACGTGAAGCACCGTCTGGTCGGCCACTGGGGCACCACCCCGGGCCTGAACTTCCTTCTCGCCCATATCAACCGCCTGATCGCCGATCACCAGCAGAACACCGTGTTCATCATGGGTCCTGGCCACGGCGGCCCTGCAGGTACCGCTCAGTCCTACATCGACGGCACCTACACCGAGTACTACCCGAACATCACCAAGGACGAGGCTGGCCTGCAGAAGTTCTTCCGCCAGTTCTCCTACCCGGGTGGCATTCCTTCCCACTTCGCTCCGGAGACGCCAGGCTCCATCCACGAAGGCGGCGAGCTGGGCTACGCCCTGTCGCACGCCTACGGCGCGATCATGAACAACCCGAGCCTCTTCGTCCCGTGCATCATCGGTGACGGCGAAGCCGAGACCGGCCCTCTGGCCACCGGCTGGCAGTCCAACAAGCTCGTCAACCCGCGCACCGACGGCATCGTGCTGCCGATCCTGCACCTCAACGGCTACAAGATCGCCAACCCGACGCTCCTCGCCCGCATCTCCGACGAGGAGCTGCACGACTTCTTCCGCGGTATGGGTTACCACCCGTACGAGTTCGTCGCCGGCTTCGACAACGAGGATCACCTGTCGATCCACCGTCGCTTCGCCGAGCTCTTCGAGACCATCTTCGACGAGATCTGCGATATCAAGGCTGCGGCTCAGACCGACGACATGACCCGTCCGTTCTACCCGATGCTCATCTTCCGCACCCCGAAGGGCTGGACCTGCCCGAAGTTCATCGACGGCAAGAAGACCGAAGGCTCCTGGCGTGCACACCAGGTCCCGCTGGCTTCCGCCCGCGACACCGAGGCCCACTTCGAAGTCCTCAAGGGCTGGATGGAATCCTACAAGCCGGAGGAGCTCTTCAACGCCGACGGCTCCATCAAGGACGACGTCACCGCATTCATGCCTAAGGGCGAACTGCGCATCGGCGCCAACCCGAACGCCAACGGTGGCCGCATCCGCGAGGATCTGAAGCTCCCTGAGCTCGATCAGTACGAGATCACCGGCGTCAAGGAATACGGCCATGGCTGGGGCCAGGTCGAGGCTCCGCGCTCCCTCGGCGCGTACTGCCGCGACATCATCAAGAACAACCCGGATTCGTTCCGCATCTTCGGACCTGATGAGACCGCATCCAACCGTCTGAACGCGACCTACGAGGTCACCAAGAAGCAGTGGGACAACGGCTATCTCTCGGCTCTCGTCGACGAGAACATGGCTGTCACCGGCCAGGTTGTCGAGCAGCTCTCCGAGCATCAGTGCGAAGGCTTCCTCGAGGCCTACCTGCTCACGGGCCGCCACGGCATGTGGAGCACCTATGAGTCCTTCGCCCACGTGATCGACTCGATGCTCAACCAGCATGCGAAGTGGCTCGAGGCGACCGTCCGCGAGATCCCGTGGCGCAAGCCGATCTCCTCGGTCAACCTCCTCGTCTCCTCGCACGTGTGGCGTCAGGACCACAACGGCTTCTCGCATCAGGACCCGGGTGTCACCTCCGTCCTGATCAACAAGACGTTCAACAACGACCACGTGACGAACATCTACTTCGCGACCGACGCCAACATGCTGCTCGCGATCGCCGAGAAGTGCTTCAAGTCCACCAACAAGATCAACGCGATCTTCTCCGGCAAGCAGCCGGCTCCGACCTGGATTACCCTCGACGAGGCTCGTGCCGAGCTCGAGGCCGGCGCCGCCGAGTGGAAGTGGGCTTCCAACGCCAAGAGCAACGACGAGGTCCAGATTGTCCTCGCCGCCGCAGGCGATGTCCCGACCCAGGAGATCATGGCCGCTTCCGATGCCCTGAACAAGGATGGCATCAAGTTCAAGGTCGTCAACGTTGTTGACCTCCTGAAGCTGCAGTCCCCGGAGAACAACGACGAGGCCATGTCGAACGAAGACTTCACCGAGCTCTTCACCGCCGACAAACCGGTTCTGTTCGCCTACCACTCCTATGCCCAGGACGTTCGTGGTCTTATCTACGACCGCCCGAACCACGACAACTTCAACGTTGTCGGCTACAAGGAGCAGGGCTCCACGACCACGCCGTTCGACATGGTCCGCGTCAACGACATGGATCGCTACGCGCTCGAAGCTCAGGCTCTCGAGCTGATCGACGCCGACAAGTATGCCGACAAGATCGACGAGCTCAACGCGTTCCGCAAGACCGCGTTCCAGTTCGCCGTCGACAACGGCTACGACATCCCGGAGTTCACCGACTGGGTGTACCCGGACGTCAAGGTCGACGAGACGCAGATGCTCTCCGCGACCGCGGCGACCGCTGGCGACAACGAGTGA
- a CDS encoding acetate/propionate family kinase: MAKTVLVINSGSSSIKYQLVDLESGEGIASGIVEKIGEPIDGHYKYEYNGEKHELDEKVENHEQGLKRVLGFFEEYGPSLEEAGIIAVGHRVVQGGDTFPNPALVTPDTTAKVEELAVLAPLHNGPEAKGARVMRELLPEIPQVYVFDSSFFQQLPKASSTYALNKEVADKYKIKRYGAHGTSHWFVSSQIPAFLGIDAEAAKGLKQIVLHIGNGASASAELGSRPIETSMGLTPLEGLVMGSRTGDIDPAAVFHLMRNADMDVDELDDLFNKKSGMMGMTGFGDMREVHRLVAEGDENAKLALDIYVHRIVSYIGAYTAQLGGLDVLTFTAGVGENDEIVRRMVCEKLAPFGVKLDNDKNDTRSKEPRIISTPDSTVTVVVYPTNEELAIAQRANEIVTAGEDTYGNKI; the protein is encoded by the coding sequence ATGGCGAAAACCGTCCTTGTTATCAATTCGGGTTCCAGCTCGATCAAGTACCAGCTGGTAGATCTCGAGTCCGGCGAAGGAATCGCATCGGGTATCGTCGAGAAGATCGGCGAACCGATCGACGGCCACTACAAGTACGAATACAACGGCGAAAAGCACGAGCTCGACGAGAAGGTCGAAAACCATGAGCAGGGCCTCAAGCGCGTGCTCGGGTTCTTCGAGGAATACGGCCCGAGCCTTGAGGAGGCCGGCATCATCGCCGTTGGACACCGAGTCGTCCAGGGTGGCGACACCTTCCCGAACCCTGCCTTGGTGACCCCCGACACCACTGCCAAGGTCGAGGAGCTAGCTGTGCTCGCTCCGCTGCACAACGGCCCGGAGGCCAAGGGTGCGCGAGTCATGCGCGAGCTGCTCCCCGAGATTCCCCAGGTCTACGTCTTCGACTCCTCCTTCTTCCAGCAGCTGCCGAAGGCATCGAGCACCTATGCGTTGAACAAGGAAGTCGCCGACAAGTACAAGATCAAGCGTTACGGCGCACACGGCACCTCGCACTGGTTCGTCTCCTCCCAAATCCCAGCGTTCCTCGGCATCGACGCCGAGGCCGCCAAGGGCCTCAAGCAGATCGTACTGCACATTGGCAACGGCGCCTCCGCCTCCGCAGAACTCGGCAGCCGCCCCATCGAGACCTCCATGGGCCTCACCCCGCTCGAAGGCCTCGTCATGGGCTCCCGAACCGGCGACATCGATCCAGCCGCCGTATTCCACCTGATGCGCAATGCCGATATGGATGTCGATGAGCTCGACGACCTGTTCAACAAGAAGTCCGGCATGATGGGCATGACCGGCTTCGGCGACATGCGCGAAGTGCACCGCCTCGTTGCGGAAGGCGACGAGAACGCCAAGCTCGCCCTCGACATCTACGTACACCGCATCGTCAGCTACATCGGCGCCTACACCGCACAGCTCGGCGGCCTCGATGTGCTCACCTTCACCGCCGGGGTCGGCGAGAACGACGAGATCGTTCGCCGCATGGTGTGCGAGAAACTGGCACCGTTCGGTGTCAAGCTCGACAACGACAAGAACGACACCCGTTCGAAGGAACCGCGCATTATCTCCACGCCGGATTCCACTGTCACCGTCGTCGTCTACCCCACCAATGAGGAGCTCGCCATCGCACAGCGCGCCAACGAGATCGTCACCGCCGGGGAAGACACCTACGGCAACAAGATCTGA
- the aroA gene encoding 3-phosphoshikimate 1-carboxyvinyltransferase: MSEQNTTIWKAPVATAPIDATVTIPGSKSLSNRFLILAALSRKPVRIEGLLRSRDTELMMGALRALGVAFQEDESEPTTVTVTPPAEGFTGNTEVFCGLAGTVMRFVPPLTLFAKGPVRFDGDEQAYARPMGPVLEGMRQLGARIEFEGEEGHLPFTVTPPTQLGNLKGKPQKVRIDSSASSQFISGLLLIGSRLPDGLILEHTGAQLPSMPHIRMTMEDVDAAGGHIDMPQRGRWIVDHAELQMAAHAVVEPDLSNAAPFLGAALIASGSVRIPNWPAHTTQPGGFLPHILHRFGATITLGGEPFNEVNDCECFPDDYNGILEVSSDGVIEGLGECDLSAIGEITPSIAAIAVFANAPSVLVGIGHLRGHETNRLEALATEINRVGSDAQEEAEGISIAPVARDLMHGAVMETYADHRMATFAAMLGLAIDGIEVRNVETTRKTIPDFVGMWNGMLRGR, encoded by the coding sequence ATGAGTGAACAGAACACAACCATATGGAAGGCACCTGTGGCGACCGCGCCTATCGACGCCACGGTGACCATTCCCGGATCCAAGTCGCTGTCGAACCGATTCCTCATTCTGGCGGCACTATCTCGCAAGCCAGTGCGCATCGAGGGTCTGCTGCGATCGCGTGACACTGAACTGATGATGGGGGCATTGAGGGCCTTGGGCGTGGCCTTCCAGGAAGACGAGAGCGAGCCCACCACCGTTACGGTGACGCCTCCCGCCGAAGGGTTCACTGGCAATACCGAGGTGTTTTGCGGCCTTGCGGGCACCGTGATGCGATTCGTGCCGCCGCTGACATTATTCGCCAAGGGACCGGTGCGTTTCGATGGTGACGAGCAGGCCTATGCACGCCCTATGGGCCCGGTGCTTGAGGGGATGCGGCAGCTGGGCGCTCGCATAGAGTTCGAAGGCGAGGAGGGCCATCTACCATTCACAGTGACGCCGCCTACACAACTGGGCAATCTCAAAGGCAAGCCACAGAAGGTGCGCATCGACTCATCGGCTTCCTCACAATTCATTTCGGGGCTCCTGCTCATTGGATCGCGGCTGCCTGATGGCTTGATTCTTGAGCATACCGGTGCGCAATTGCCAAGCATGCCCCATATCCGTATGACGATGGAAGACGTGGATGCAGCCGGAGGCCACATCGACATGCCACAACGGGGCAGATGGATTGTGGACCATGCCGAATTGCAGATGGCGGCTCATGCGGTGGTGGAGCCGGACCTGTCGAATGCAGCACCATTCCTGGGTGCGGCATTGATCGCATCCGGCTCGGTGCGTATTCCGAACTGGCCGGCACACACCACGCAGCCAGGTGGTTTCCTGCCGCATATTCTGCATCGGTTCGGTGCCACCATCACTTTGGGAGGCGAACCATTCAATGAAGTGAACGATTGCGAATGCTTCCCCGATGATTACAACGGTATTTTGGAAGTGAGCAGCGACGGTGTAATCGAAGGTCTGGGGGAGTGCGACCTTTCGGCAATCGGCGAAATAACGCCAAGCATTGCCGCCATAGCCGTATTCGCAAACGCGCCGAGTGTGCTGGTAGGCATCGGACACCTGAGAGGTCATGAGACGAATCGTCTGGAGGCGTTGGCCACCGAGATCAATCGTGTGGGATCCGACGCTCAGGAGGAGGCGGAGGGCATCTCCATAGCACCGGTTGCACGGGACCTGATGCACGGCGCAGTGATGGAGACCTATGCCGACCACCGTATGGCCACCTTCGCCGCAATGCTCGGTTTGGCGATTGATGGCATTGAAGTAAGGAATGTGGAGACCACGCGTAAGACGATTCCGGATTTCGTGGGCATGTGGAATGGCATGTTGCGCGGCAGGTGA
- a CDS encoding adenylate kinase produces the protein MRRVLVIGCPGAGKSTFARRLRDATGLPLYYLDMLWHKPDRTTITREEFDVRLQMILEQDEWIIDGNFARTLPMRLAYCDTVFFLDFPTGVCLEGVERRIGIKHEDMPWVEHEFDEEFRRYIIGFPTRRRPQMIAALDEAAAHHDVRIRTFTSREELTQTLADIPSGFETGDGKEHGWRVHHVASMRHTGRHYE, from the coding sequence ATGAGACGCGTACTTGTCATCGGATGCCCCGGTGCGGGCAAAAGCACGTTCGCGCGCCGGCTGCGCGATGCGACCGGATTGCCGCTGTACTATCTGGACATGCTGTGGCATAAGCCAGACCGCACGACCATCACGCGTGAGGAATTCGACGTACGTCTGCAGATGATCCTCGAGCAGGACGAGTGGATCATCGACGGCAATTTCGCCCGGACGTTGCCGATGCGACTTGCATATTGCGACACTGTGTTCTTCCTTGATTTCCCCACCGGTGTGTGCCTTGAGGGTGTCGAGCGGCGTATTGGCATAAAGCATGAGGATATGCCGTGGGTTGAGCATGAATTCGATGAGGAGTTCCGGCGGTACATCATCGGCTTTCCCACCCGGCGGCGTCCGCAGATGATCGCCGCACTGGACGAGGCCGCTGCGCATCACGATGTGCGCATCCGCACATTCACGTCGCGGGAGGAGTTGACGCAAACGCTTGCCGACATTCCAAGCGGTTTTGAAACGGGAGACGGGAAAGAGCATGGCTGGCGCGTCCATCATGTTGCCTCTATGCGGCATACTGGGCGTCATTACGAATGA